One Ezakiella massiliensis genomic window, GAGGCCAAGAGAGATCTGCTGTTGAAACACAATTACTACGACGTCAGAAACCTGCCAATCCTTATGAAGATCTTTTTGCCAATAAAAAACGCCCGGACAATAGACTTGGACGAGCAAAGTTTTTTTGTAAATGATTTTAATGTGGTCGGCGATAGCCTGGAGCTCAGGATTTCTTCTAAATATGAGAGCCTGCAGATAAATTACTACGATGAATTTGTGGCCATAGATGGAGACAAGCATGAAATAATAATTCGCTTCAAGGTAAAAACCGCCCTAAAAGACGGCAAGGTCATATCCTACTTCGCGCACAACAATCGGGTCTTTCAAATGGACAAGCTCTTTTATCCTATAATAAAAGAGGAAGTGACCGGGGCTTTGGAAAAAATTTGTAAATAAAAATCGCCCTTGATTATATAAAAACAAAGACGAATGATGATAAGGACTTATATAAGTCCTTTTTTATTTTAAATTTTTAGCAAATAAAAAAGCCGTCAAAAACGGCAAAGCTAATAAGTATTTAAAATCCTTAAGCCTCATCGCTAAATAAAGGCGGGACCACGATTCCAAACACCATTAATAAGACTAAAATAATTACAATTAAAATTATCAAAGCTAAAGCATAAACCATACAATCACCTCACAAATTTATTATAGACCATAAGTGAAAAAAGTTCAAGGTTATTGTACCCCCTTATTTCCGTGTACGGGTTTAAGGGGGCAATACAGAATTTCTAGATTTTATATTATACGGAAAAATCAATACAAATGAAGAGCCTGGGAATTAATTCTCAGGCTCTTCATTTTTTTCGTCTTCTTTATTTCTATTATCTAGCATTAGTTCTTGATTCTTTATTATCTCTTTAAGAAGTTTATTCTGTTCATCTAGATAATCACTAATCATTGCTACTGAAAACCAAAATATTATAATGGTCCCTAGATGAATATAAGGATTTGCAGATACTATATTGATTGCTATTCCAACTAATACAACTATAATTAAATATAATTTATTTTCCATTCGTTTTTACCTCAAAATACTGGCATCCACAACCATCTAGCATCTGTTGAGAACAAAAATTCGCGAGCCCTTATCTAATCTTATTTGCTTGAAGCTTGGTAGATGCTATCTACTGATTCTTCTAATAGTTTGTCGAATTCAAATTCGCCCATTTGTGCCTTGAGGCCTTCTGTGAGTGCACGTGAGAAAGATGCGACTACGCCATGGTTTTCGGCAAGTCTCTTGTTGGATTCTTCACGTGAGTAGCCACCGCTTAGAGCCACAACTCTGATAACTGCAGGATTGTCATAGAGGCATTCATATAGGTTAGCCTTTTCTGGTAGGGTCAACTTAAACATAAGTGGTTGGTCGCCCCAATTTTTTAATTCTTCGACTAAAGCTGCCTTTAGAAGATCTTCAGCTTCAGCTTTTTTATCCATGGAGATGGTAATTTCAGGTTCAACTATTGGAACTAATCCGCCATCTGCAATTCTCTTGGCGTATTCAAATTGTTGTCTAACAACTGCCTTGATGCCTTCTTCGTTAAGCTCATTTATAACAGATCTCATCTTGGTACCAAAGATATTTCTTTCCTTGGCACGGGCAATCTTTTCATCCAAGTCTGTGATGTCCTTCATAAGTCTAACCCCGTCTTTTTCGTCAGCTAGACCAAGGTCAACTTTTAAAAATGGAACGATTTTCTTTTCTTCCCATAAAAAGTCTCCTGTATACTTGTCATCGATCTTGGAATCCATGGTTACTTCAAATAAAATAGCGCCGATAATCTTTTCACCTGTGAATGATGGTGATTTAATAATGCGTGTCCTCATTTGATGGACAATGCTAAACATTTCCTCATCATTACCATAGGCATCCTTGTCGATACCGTAGTTTAGTAGGGCCTTTGGTGTTGACCCACCACTTTGGTCTAAGGCTGCAATAAATCCCTTGTCTTCCTTCATTCTTTTTAACATTTCTTTGTTCATAGATTACCTCCAATAATTTATGTATTAATTATACCATATATGGGAAATTTTATCCAATATAAGGGAAAGTCCGTCATCAATTGCAAATTGAGCCTGGATATAGTAAAATAAGCCTAGTATATAAAAGGAGTAGACCATGCACTTAAGTAAAATTTTTAGTAGATTAAATATAGATGAGAATTATGATTTTGATATAAAAAAGATTGAGACCAACACAAAAAATTGCGACGACCACACCCTCTTTGTCGCCATCAAGGGGACCCGGGTGGACACCCACGAAGAAAAATATCTAATGGAAGCCTACAATAATGGCGCCCGTGCTTTTATAGTTGAGAGAGAAGTGGCCATGCCAAAGGACGCAGTTGTTTTTGTGGTGGAAAATTCCAGAAAAACCCTGGGCCTGGTCTCATCCAGCTTTTTTGGCCACCCATCCAAGACCCTTAGAGTAATCGGAGTTACAGGGACCAAGGGCAAGACCTCAGTAGCCTTTATTATCAAAGAAATTATAGAAAAATACGGTTTTAAATGCGGAGTCATCGGCACGAGTGGAATTTTTTACGGTGACACCCATATCAAGACCAACAACACCACGCCCGATCCCTTTACATTGCAAAAGGCCATGCGCGAAGCCGTAGACGCTGGTGTTCAGTACATGGTGATTGAAGTTTCCAGCCAGGCCATGAAGCAGTCACGAGTCTTTGGGACCAGATTTATGGCAAATATTTTTACCAACCTCTCGCCCGACCACATTGGGCCACTTGAACACGAAAATTTTGAAGAGTACAGGAAGTGGAAGAAAAATATTTTATTATTAGCCAAGAAAACTATTTTAAATAAGGACGACGATAATTATGAATTTATGATTGATGGCCTAAAAAATCCCCACGTGAGTGTTGGCAGGTCTGAGGCTGATTTCGTAATCACAAATGAAAGCGAAGACGGCTTTGATTTAAACGGCAAGCACATAGCAACCAACCTCCACGGTTCTTACAACAGGATGAACCTGGCCTTGGCCCTGGCAACCTTAAATGAAATTGGTTTTTCTTTTGATAAGCTAGCGGGCTTGGCAGGAGATTTAAAAATTCCTGGACGCATGGAAGTCTTGGACTACGATGGTCGCAAGGTCGTAATCGACTACGCCCACAATAAACTCTCCATCGAGTCACTTTTAGCCGAGATCAAATCCTGGAATCCAAACAGGATTTTAATCGCAGTTGGCTCTGTGGGGGGCCGGACCTACGAACGTAGGCACGAAATCCCCGAAGCCGCCAACAAATACGCTGATGAAATTTATATTACATCGGATAATCCTGACTTCGAAGACCCAGAAAAAATCTTAGACGAAATGGCCAAGTACTCGACCATAAAAACCCACACAATCGCCGACAGAAGAACAGCAGTAGAAACCATGCTTGCAGATTCTAAACCAGGAGACGTAATAGTCATCGCCGGCAAAGGCGACGAAGATTTTCAGTTGATTGAGGGAGAAAAAGTCCCATATTCAGACAAAAAAACAGTTGAAAATTTCATCAAAAGACATAAATAATTTTCCCCACACAAAAACCCTAGACAAAATGTCCGGGGTTTTCTTTTCTTAAAATTGATGGTTCATATATGGTTTTAATACGTCTGGGATTTCGATGGTCCCGTCTGCATTTTGAAAATTTTCTATGACTGCTGCGTAGCACCTGCCGACTGCCAGACCACTTCCGTTTAATGTGTGGACAAACTCTGGTTTTCCTCCGGCTTCACGGCGGAATTTAATGTTGGACCTGCGAGCTTGGTAGTCTTCAAAGTTGGAGCAGGATGAAATTTCTACATAGCGGCCATAGGATGGCATCCAAACTTCTATATCAAAAGTTTTGGCTGCTGAGAATCCCAAATCTCCGCTGCAAAGGGTGACAACCCTGTATGGAAGATTTAAGAGTTTTAAAACTTCCTCTGCATCGTTTCTAAGTTTTTCTAATTCTTCATAAGAATCTTCTGGCTTGGTGAATTTTACCAGCTCAACCTTGTCGAATTGGTGGTTTCTGATGAGGCCTCTGGTATCGCGACCAGCGCTGCCCGCTTCCCTTCTAAAGCAAGGT contains:
- a CDS encoding fructose bisphosphate aldolase codes for the protein MNKEMLKRMKEDKGFIAALDQSGGSTPKALLNYGIDKDAYGNDEEMFSIVHQMRTRIIKSPSFTGEKIIGAILFEVTMDSKIDDKYTGDFLWEEKKIVPFLKVDLGLADEKDGVRLMKDITDLDEKIARAKERNIFGTKMRSVINELNEEGIKAVVRQQFEYAKRIADGGLVPIVEPEITISMDKKAEAEDLLKAALVEELKNWGDQPLMFKLTLPEKANLYECLYDNPAVIRVVALSGGYSREESNKRLAENHGVVASFSRALTEGLKAQMGEFEFDKLLEESVDSIYQASSK
- a CDS encoding UDP-N-acetylmuramoyl-L-alanyl-D-glutamate--2,6-diaminopimelate ligase — translated: MHLSKIFSRLNIDENYDFDIKKIETNTKNCDDHTLFVAIKGTRVDTHEEKYLMEAYNNGARAFIVEREVAMPKDAVVFVVENSRKTLGLVSSSFFGHPSKTLRVIGVTGTKGKTSVAFIIKEIIEKYGFKCGVIGTSGIFYGDTHIKTNNTTPDPFTLQKAMREAVDAGVQYMVIEVSSQAMKQSRVFGTRFMANIFTNLSPDHIGPLEHENFEEYRKWKKNILLLAKKTILNKDDDNYEFMIDGLKNPHVSVGRSEADFVITNESEDGFDLNGKHIATNLHGSYNRMNLALALATLNEIGFSFDKLAGLAGDLKIPGRMEVLDYDGRKVVIDYAHNKLSIESLLAEIKSWNPNRILIAVGSVGGRTYERRHEIPEAANKYADEIYITSDNPDFEDPEKILDEMAKYSTIKTHTIADRRTAVETMLADSKPGDVIVIAGKGDEDFQLIEGEKVPYSDKKTVENFIKRHK